A window of the Gemmatimonadota bacterium genome harbors these coding sequences:
- a CDS encoding response regulator transcription factor: MTARAVTEARSSGVHSSARVLVVEDEPDIAALVAYQLTREGFRVETALTGAEALAAIGREVPDLVVLDRMLPGMSGDEILRTLRTELNTRLLPVLILTAKRGEEDRIQGLELGADDYLTKPFSPRELVLRVRSILRRSELGGGESGGRLLGIGPLVLDDVAHGVTIHGEGLDLTPTEFRLLRTLMEGRGRTQSRRRLLERVWDVNSTVAERLQTRTVDMHIHRLRAKLGEMGNCVETVRGFGYRLRVPGAALPD, from the coding sequence GTGACCGCCAGGGCAGTGACCGAAGCGAGAAGCTCCGGGGTTCATTCCTCCGCGCGAGTGCTCGTCGTGGAAGACGAGCCCGACATCGCCGCGCTCGTCGCCTATCAGCTCACCCGGGAGGGTTTCCGCGTAGAGACGGCGCTGACCGGTGCGGAGGCGCTCGCGGCGATCGGCCGGGAAGTTCCCGACCTGGTCGTGCTCGACCGCATGCTCCCTGGGATGTCAGGGGACGAGATCCTACGCACGCTCCGGACCGAGTTGAACACCCGCCTCCTCCCCGTCCTCATCCTCACCGCCAAACGCGGAGAGGAAGACCGGATCCAGGGGCTCGAGCTCGGTGCCGACGACTACCTCACGAAGCCATTCTCCCCCCGCGAGCTGGTGCTCCGGGTGCGTTCCATTCTGCGGAGGTCGGAGCTGGGGGGGGGCGAGTCGGGCGGGCGGCTCCTGGGGATAGGACCGCTGGTCCTCGACGACGTGGCCCACGGCGTCACGATACACGGCGAGGGGCTCGACCTCACTCCGACCGAGTTTCGTCTCCTCCGCACCCTGATGGAGGGACGCGGACGAACGCAGAGTCGGCGTCGGCTCCTCGAGCGGGTTTGGGATGTGAATTCGACCGTGGCGGAACGCCTTCAGACGAGAACGGTGGACATGCACATCCACCGACTCCGGGCCAAGCTGGGCGAGATGGGGAACTGCGTCGAAACCGTCCGGGGGTTCGGTTACCGCCTGAGGGTGCCCGGGGCCGCGCTTCCCGACTGA
- a CDS encoding TonB-dependent receptor — MKLFTRLASITFALALTVTHAAAVQAQQEGPARGRIMGQVKSQETGASLSGAQIQIEGSPRGTLSGIEGRYQMDDLPVGPLSLRVTYLGYAAKVISGVEIVAGQTARLDVTLERQAVEMAAITVTAQQERGSSVTLIGAQRSAISLVSAISAEQIGRSPDGDAAAAMQRVSGVTVQDGKFVQVRGMGQRYTTSSLNGLRIPSPDPERKTVPLDLFPSGLIQSISTSKTFTPDQPGDFSGGSVDIRTPDFPTRRTYSLSIGSGYHPDVVGNTLLVAPSAGTEWLASGANARSLPAAARNFSGTETRGPEVNSIVNSFRNAWSVREKSGRLPASLSASIGGSGDFMGRTIGYLGSASYSNSQEVKLEQRRARWAAGDSEVDRYDGEASAGTVSMGALLNLSLLFGSHSQVHLNNTMSRSADDQARREIGFDENSASTVQVERLSYVERTVRSHQLQGEHQLGLRHRLDWLVSNSAVSRSEPDRSEFVTWLDPEQPIWLKNFEGAVRTFGSLDESALEGSARYAFTFGGNPGQPNRINIGVGHRRVGRDAESIGFRIQPFFWSPSDERWQMAPEEIFDGRFAQEGDSIFILAPEQAGGSYDADDRLYSGFLMGEVNVTERLRLIGGVRVENYELDLNAVNAVGVSSDVTRSYTDFLPALSALIQLPGEQQVRLSASQTLARPEYRELAPINYREVLGGEQVRGDANLERTLIRNLDLRWEWYPRVGEVISVGIFGKWFENPIEERYIGGSGTSTRTFANAESAANFGVELDVNRSLDWIHPALEPLSVFGNLTLMKSEVDTGQEGEEARALVGQAPYVVNSGLTYFNALRGLSATVLFNVVGDRVLNARAVGATYEDVVERPRPLVDLSFRFPVIGAASGKLDLKNILDSPYEVLQGPIVRDYHRSGRSVSFGLSWQW; from the coding sequence ATGAAGCTTTTCACGCGATTAGCCTCGATCACTTTCGCCCTGGCGCTGACGGTGACTCACGCCGCGGCAGTCCAAGCGCAACAAGAAGGCCCCGCTCGTGGCCGGATCATGGGACAGGTCAAGAGCCAAGAGACCGGCGCCTCGTTGTCCGGCGCGCAAATCCAGATCGAGGGCTCACCGAGAGGGACGCTCTCGGGGATTGAAGGGCGGTATCAGATGGACGACCTCCCGGTCGGCCCCCTCTCTCTCCGGGTCACCTATCTCGGATACGCCGCCAAGGTGATTTCCGGGGTCGAGATCGTGGCGGGCCAGACCGCTCGGCTCGACGTGACGCTCGAGCGGCAGGCGGTTGAGATGGCTGCGATCACCGTGACGGCCCAGCAGGAGCGGGGGAGCTCGGTGACCCTGATCGGGGCGCAGCGGAGCGCCATCTCGCTGGTGAGCGCGATCTCCGCGGAGCAGATCGGCCGGTCCCCGGATGGGGACGCGGCCGCGGCGATGCAGCGGGTCAGCGGCGTGACGGTGCAGGACGGGAAGTTCGTGCAGGTTCGCGGAATGGGTCAGCGGTATACCACCAGCTCGCTCAACGGATTGCGAATTCCGAGTCCGGATCCCGAGCGGAAGACGGTCCCTCTCGATCTCTTCCCCTCCGGCCTGATTCAATCCATCTCCACGAGCAAGACCTTCACGCCCGATCAGCCGGGCGACTTCTCGGGTGGATCCGTGGACATTCGGACACCCGACTTCCCCACGCGCCGCACGTATTCCCTCTCGATCGGAAGCGGATATCACCCGGACGTGGTGGGAAACACCCTCCTCGTGGCGCCGTCGGCCGGAACCGAATGGCTGGCGTCGGGCGCGAACGCGAGATCCCTCCCGGCCGCCGCGCGCAATTTCTCGGGCACGGAAACGAGGGGGCCCGAAGTCAACTCCATCGTCAACTCCTTCCGGAACGCATGGAGCGTCAGGGAAAAATCCGGACGGCTTCCGGCATCTCTTTCGGCTTCGATCGGCGGCTCGGGGGACTTCATGGGCCGGACGATCGGCTACCTGGGCTCGGCGAGTTACTCGAACAGCCAGGAAGTGAAGCTCGAGCAACGCCGTGCTCGCTGGGCCGCAGGCGACTCGGAGGTGGACCGATACGACGGCGAAGCAAGCGCAGGCACGGTGTCCATGGGCGCTCTCCTCAATCTCAGCCTCCTCTTCGGTTCCCACTCGCAGGTCCACCTGAACAACACGATGAGTCGGAGCGCCGACGACCAGGCGCGGCGCGAGATCGGTTTCGATGAGAACTCCGCCTCGACCGTTCAGGTCGAGCGGCTCTCCTACGTCGAGCGGACGGTGCGATCCCACCAGCTCCAGGGAGAGCACCAACTCGGGCTCCGACATCGCCTGGACTGGTTGGTCTCGAACTCCGCGGTGTCCAGGTCGGAGCCGGATCGCTCGGAATTCGTGACCTGGCTCGACCCTGAACAGCCGATCTGGCTCAAGAACTTCGAGGGCGCGGTGCGCACCTTCGGTTCCCTCGACGAATCGGCCTTGGAGGGATCGGCGCGTTACGCGTTCACGTTCGGAGGCAATCCGGGGCAGCCGAACCGAATCAACATAGGCGTCGGACACCGCCGGGTCGGGAGGGACGCGGAGAGCATCGGCTTTCGGATCCAGCCCTTCTTCTGGTCGCCGAGCGATGAGCGGTGGCAGATGGCGCCGGAAGAGATCTTCGACGGCCGCTTCGCTCAGGAAGGAGACTCGATTTTCATCCTCGCTCCGGAACAGGCGGGAGGGTCCTACGACGCGGACGATCGGCTCTATTCCGGCTTCCTGATGGGTGAGGTGAACGTCACGGAGCGACTCCGTCTGATCGGTGGAGTGCGCGTCGAGAATTACGAGCTGGACTTGAACGCCGTAAACGCGGTGGGAGTTTCCAGTGACGTCACGAGGAGCTACACGGACTTCCTGCCCGCCCTCTCCGCTCTCATCCAGCTCCCGGGTGAACAGCAAGTTCGGCTGTCGGCATCGCAAACGCTCGCTCGCCCCGAGTATCGCGAGCTCGCGCCGATCAACTACCGGGAGGTGTTAGGTGGAGAACAGGTTCGCGGCGACGCGAATCTCGAGCGAACCCTCATCCGCAACCTGGACCTGCGGTGGGAGTGGTACCCGCGCGTCGGCGAGGTCATCTCGGTGGGTATCTTCGGGAAGTGGTTCGAGAACCCGATCGAGGAGCGATACATCGGGGGATCGGGCACGAGTACGCGAACCTTCGCGAACGCCGAAAGCGCGGCGAACTTCGGGGTGGAGTTGGACGTCAATCGGAGCCTCGACTGGATTCATCCGGCTCTCGAGCCGCTCTCCGTGTTCGGCAACCTGACCCTGATGAAGAGTGAGGTGGACACGGGCCAGGAGGGCGAAGAGGCACGCGCCCTCGTCGGGCAGGCACCCTACGTGGTGAACTCGGGGCTCACCTACTTCAATGCCCTTCGAGGCCTCAGCGCCACGGTCCTTTTCAACGTCGTGGGCGACCGAGTCCTGAACGCCCGTGCGGTAGGGGCAACCTACGAGGACGTGGTCGAGCGTCCTCGCCCTCTCGTGGACCTCTCGTTTCGGTTTCCGGTGATCGGAGCCGCCTCGGGAAAGCTGGACCTCAAGAACATCCTCGACTCCCCGTATGAGGTCCTCCAGGGACCCATCGTACGAGACTATCACCGGAGTGGGCGCAGCGTCTCCTTCGGACTCTCGTGGCAGTGGTAA
- a CDS encoding type II toxin-antitoxin system prevent-host-death family antitoxin, translating into MEGLTKSEVGAYEAKTRLAELLDRVESGERVTITRHGRPVAQLIPIPGGAEETVDEAVKALLAFRAGHSLGPNLSVGDLIREGRKG; encoded by the coding sequence ATGGAAGGTCTGACCAAGAGCGAAGTGGGTGCCTACGAGGCAAAGACGCGCCTCGCGGAGCTCCTCGATCGCGTGGAATCGGGAGAGCGGGTCACGATCACCCGGCACGGGCGTCCGGTCGCGCAGCTCATCCCCATCCCGGGTGGGGCGGAAGAAACGGTGGACGAGGCGGTGAAGGCGCTCCTCGCTTTCCGCGCGGGGCATTCGCTCGGACCCAACCTCTCCGTCGGCGACCTGATTCGAGAAGGGCGGAAGGGGTGA
- a CDS encoding type II toxin-antitoxin system VapC family toxin: MSFVLDATVALAWCFGQETGTGPDDGSYAGRVLEALRTQNAVVAPLWTLEVANGLLTAERRGRVRADEAIRATRLLLALPLSLEPVERSRAGAAIFRLARTRALSAYDAAYLELAIRLGLPIATLDRNLRIAAGTEGVELFRPGRSR, from the coding sequence GTGAGCTTCGTCCTCGACGCGACGGTCGCCCTCGCGTGGTGTTTCGGACAGGAGACGGGGACCGGACCCGACGATGGCAGCTACGCGGGACGCGTGTTGGAGGCGCTCCGGACACAGAACGCGGTCGTGGCCCCGCTCTGGACACTGGAGGTGGCCAACGGACTCCTCACCGCGGAGCGGCGCGGTCGGGTCCGGGCGGACGAAGCCATCCGGGCGACACGGCTCCTCCTCGCTCTCCCCCTCTCGCTGGAGCCGGTGGAGCGATCCCGGGCCGGCGCGGCCATCTTCCGCCTGGCCCGGACCCGCGCGCTCAGCGCCTATGACGCCGCTTACCTGGAACTGGCGATCCGCCTCGGCCTACCGATCGCGACGCTCGACCGGAACCTCCGGATCGCTGCGGGGACGGAGGGTGTGGAGCTCTTTCGGCCGGGCCGCAGCCGGTAG
- a CDS encoding sugar phosphate nucleotidyltransferase: MKAIIPLAGKGTRLRPHTLTTPKPLVKVGGRPVMSYIMDDLIALGIEEFVFIVGYLREVIEEYIAREYPGIVAHYVLQEVQDGTAGAIRLAEPFADDEVLIVFVDTLFDADLSLAKTLPSDWAGVIWAKEVEDYQRFGVIVTGEDGSMRKIIEKPTEPVSKLANIGLYYIRDWKLLFEGIHHVIDAPPGPGGEWFLTDAFQYMVDKGAKIRTAAVGGWYDCGKMETLLGTNHHLLATTRGGISPDASLEDTDIMEPVRIEAGAKLRTVALGPNVTVEADAVVEDSTLSHCIVGEGAVVRGSRLENSMIGPGSLVARMRGQVNVGAFSEVRGEG, encoded by the coding sequence ATGAAAGCGATCATCCCCCTCGCAGGGAAGGGCACGCGGCTCCGTCCCCACACCCTCACCACGCCGAAGCCCCTCGTGAAGGTGGGCGGGCGTCCCGTGATGAGCTACATCATGGACGACCTCATCGCCCTCGGGATCGAGGAATTCGTGTTCATCGTCGGCTACCTTCGCGAGGTGATCGAGGAATACATCGCCCGCGAGTATCCGGGGATCGTCGCGCACTACGTCCTCCAGGAGGTGCAGGACGGGACCGCGGGAGCGATCAGGCTCGCCGAGCCCTTTGCGGACGACGAGGTCCTGATCGTGTTCGTGGATACCCTCTTCGACGCCGACCTCTCGCTGGCGAAGACTCTGCCTTCGGATTGGGCTGGAGTGATCTGGGCGAAAGAGGTTGAGGACTACCAGCGATTCGGCGTGATCGTCACCGGGGAAGACGGATCCATGCGGAAGATCATCGAGAAGCCGACGGAGCCGGTCTCGAAGCTCGCGAACATCGGCCTCTACTACATTCGCGACTGGAAGCTCCTCTTCGAAGGGATTCACCACGTGATTGATGCGCCGCCCGGGCCGGGGGGGGAGTGGTTCCTCACCGACGCGTTCCAGTACATGGTGGACAAGGGCGCGAAGATCCGGACGGCCGCGGTCGGGGGGTGGTACGATTGCGGAAAAATGGAGACCCTCCTCGGAACCAATCATCACCTTCTCGCCACGACTCGCGGCGGGATTTCTCCGGACGCCTCTCTCGAGGACACCGACATCATGGAGCCGGTCCGGATCGAAGCCGGCGCGAAGCTCCGCACGGTGGCGCTCGGTCCAAACGTCACCGTGGAGGCGGACGCCGTCGTGGAAGACTCGACACTTTCTCACTGCATCGTCGGGGAGGGCGCCGTGGTGCGAGGAAGTCGCCTGGAGAATTCGATGATCGGACCGGGCTCCCTCGTCGCCCGCATGCGTGGCCAGGTGAATGTGGGGGCGTTTTCCGAGGTGCGGGGCGAAGGATGA
- a CDS encoding SIMPL domain-containing protein (The SIMPL domain is named for its presence in mouse protein SIMPL (signalling molecule that associates with mouse pelle-like kinase). Bacterial member BP26, from Brucella, was shown to assemble into a channel-like structure, while YggE from E. coli has been associated with resistance to oxidative stress.): MSSPCPHHFSAALVLVAMLFLPAPATSQQEDDDGSHLTVTGIGQIDASPDRVRIFFAVESEGATAREAGEKNATLMTAVTAAVREAGSGLPGFRLETSGYNLFPRYGPARANLPQEIVGYVARNTVAVAADDVEGAGPLIDAALGAGANRVSGLRFEVSEPEPHRHAAVQEAVASARAEAEVMAAALGMRLGPPVDVQGGADTYYPVPMMEMAVRSMDMAQAPPTPIEAGEQTVTARVTIRFRLDPVP, from the coding sequence ATGAGCTCGCCATGCCCGCATCACTTCTCAGCTGCCCTCGTCCTCGTCGCCATGCTTTTCCTACCGGCACCCGCCACATCCCAACAGGAGGACGATGACGGCTCCCACTTGACCGTCACGGGAATAGGCCAGATTGACGCTTCGCCGGATCGGGTTCGCATCTTTTTCGCGGTCGAGTCCGAGGGGGCGACGGCCCGGGAAGCGGGCGAAAAAAACGCGACTCTCATGACGGCCGTGACGGCGGCGGTGCGGGAGGCCGGCTCGGGGCTCCCGGGCTTTCGCCTCGAGACCTCCGGGTACAATCTCTTCCCCCGGTACGGCCCGGCTCGAGCCAATCTCCCGCAGGAGATCGTGGGCTACGTGGCACGCAACACGGTCGCCGTCGCCGCGGACGACGTGGAAGGCGCGGGCCCCCTCATTGATGCCGCGCTGGGCGCGGGCGCCAACCGCGTCTCCGGGCTCCGCTTCGAGGTGAGTGAACCCGAGCCCCACCGGCACGCGGCGGTTCAGGAGGCCGTGGCCTCTGCACGGGCCGAGGCGGAGGTCATGGCCGCGGCGCTGGGGATGCGGCTCGGGCCTCCGGTGGACGTCCAGGGAGGCGCCGACACTTATTACCCGGTGCCGATGATGGAAATGGCCGTACGCTCCATGGACATGGCGCAGGCGCCACCGACCCCGATCGAAGCCGGGGAGCAGACGGTGACCGCGCGAGTGACGATCCGTTTTCGGCTGGACCCCGTGCCTTGA
- a CDS encoding DUF1499 domain-containing protein produces MTARRRPGERTRPNHPNPELRGRRYAIPFDRVWAAALKLIEDGGRRWMLLEANDQAGFIRAEAQTLLFRFTDDVLVQIGLDVDAQTRVDVTSRSRKGKTDLGTNGRRIRKFLRALDRALDARPELVLPPEDGLPVTFPE; encoded by the coding sequence TTGACGGCCCGCCGGCGCCCGGGGGAGCGAACCCGCCCGAACCATCCGAATCCGGAGCTTCGGGGGCGCCGGTACGCGATTCCCTTCGACAGGGTCTGGGCGGCCGCCCTGAAGCTGATCGAGGATGGAGGGCGGCGCTGGATGCTCCTGGAGGCGAACGACCAGGCCGGCTTCATCCGTGCCGAGGCCCAGACCCTCCTCTTTCGTTTCACCGACGACGTGCTCGTCCAGATCGGACTCGACGTGGACGCGCAGACCCGGGTGGACGTAACTTCCCGCTCCCGTAAGGGGAAGACCGACCTGGGGACGAATGGCCGCCGGATCCGCAAGTTCCTGCGCGCACTCGATCGGGCCCTCGACGCGCGGCCCGAGCTGGTTCTCCCTCCCGAGGACGGACTGCCGGTAACATTTCCCGAATGA
- a CDS encoding dicarboxylate/amino acid:cation symporter, whose protein sequence is MDQEAPRPWYRRLHWQVLIAMGLGIAAGALFGPSLADRIGWIGDLFMQLLRMIIVPLVLASIVSGVASLGGGRDLGRLFGKTLGYYVFSSLLAILVGLVFVNLIRPGVGSDLAGLAENELPVLATPGSPVELILDVVPTNVIAAAANADMLALIFFAIVFGVAITALPGRSRTVLTDLFEALFAAMMRLTEGIILFLPIGVFALITRMVASTGFEGFRALALYMATIATGLTFHLFVSLPLLLILLGRISPKIHFANMREALLVAFSTSSSGATLPVTMNVVETKVGVSNRVGAFVLPMGATINMDGTALFECVGALFIAQVLGFDLTIVQQAIVVITALLASIGAAAVPSAGLVVIFIVLEAINLRGPEVNLVVGAMLAIDRPLDMFRTAVNVFSDSCGAAIIARSEGEEGVDTEIR, encoded by the coding sequence ATGGACCAAGAAGCACCAAGGCCCTGGTATCGTCGCCTGCATTGGCAGGTCCTGATCGCGATGGGCCTGGGCATCGCGGCGGGAGCGCTTTTCGGCCCGTCGCTCGCCGATCGGATCGGATGGATCGGGGACCTCTTCATGCAACTCCTCCGCATGATCATCGTCCCCCTCGTATTGGCCTCGATCGTTTCGGGAGTCGCCTCGCTCGGCGGGGGGCGCGACCTCGGCCGCCTCTTCGGAAAGACGCTCGGCTACTACGTCTTTTCGAGCCTTCTCGCCATTCTGGTGGGCCTCGTCTTCGTGAACCTGATCCGTCCCGGGGTCGGGTCGGACCTCGCGGGACTCGCCGAAAACGAGCTTCCCGTCCTGGCCACACCGGGGTCGCCGGTGGAGCTCATCCTCGACGTCGTTCCGACGAATGTGATCGCTGCGGCCGCAAACGCGGACATGCTGGCGCTCATCTTCTTCGCGATCGTCTTCGGGGTCGCGATCACCGCGCTCCCCGGGCGTTCGCGGACCGTGTTGACCGACCTCTTCGAGGCGCTCTTCGCCGCGATGATGCGGCTCACGGAGGGGATCATCCTCTTCCTCCCGATCGGCGTGTTCGCGCTGATCACCCGGATGGTCGCGAGCACCGGCTTCGAGGGATTCCGCGCGCTGGCGCTCTACATGGCCACCATCGCGACGGGGCTTACCTTCCACCTCTTCGTGAGTCTTCCGCTCCTCCTGATCCTCCTCGGCCGGATTTCGCCGAAGATCCACTTCGCGAACATGCGGGAGGCGCTCCTCGTCGCCTTTTCGACGAGCTCATCCGGCGCCACGCTCCCCGTCACGATGAATGTGGTGGAGACGAAAGTCGGAGTGTCCAACCGGGTTGGGGCCTTCGTCCTCCCGATGGGTGCGACCATAAACATGGACGGGACGGCGCTCTTCGAGTGCGTCGGCGCACTCTTCATCGCGCAGGTGCTCGGGTTCGACCTCACCATCGTCCAGCAGGCGATCGTGGTGATAACCGCCCTTCTCGCTTCCATCGGGGCTGCTGCCGTCCCCTCCGCCGGGCTGGTGGTGATCTTCATCGTCCTCGAGGCGATCAACCTCCGGGGTCCCGAGGTGAATCTCGTCGTGGGTGCGATGCTCGCGATCGATCGTCCCCTCGACATGTTCCGCACGGCGGTGAACGTCTTCAGCGACTCGTGCGGCGCCGCGATCATCGCCCGTTCCGAGGGGGAAGAGGGCGTGGACACGGAGATCCGGTAG
- a CDS encoding DUF445 family protein, with the protein MRPEVVQALVTILFGALAGGLTNTVAVWMLFHPYDAPRIGRLRLSFLHGAIPKNQGRLADAIGRVVGSRLLTQEDLTGILSSPEFREAFDRRLQSFLQEVLERDRGPLREILPAEAREEVDRLLEDAAGLLAGRLETWLDSSAFEASVESRVGELLVRVADHPVSEILTPAREAALATTVDEWLTLVSEREGFRAAVDDYLDRAIVTFLREDRTFEEVLPAGLVASFEKALAGYLPLAVKKLGGILEDPEARERLETTVRDLFQRFLGDLRFHQRLMARILVTEETLDRVLATLQAEGAHRLSEMLRDPTIQEAMAAKVNDAVLEFLRRPVTAVLGHPGDENVSNARDTVASWVLGAARDPATRDFLVGKLRQGLGTAASGSWGELLRQLPEDQIARGLVAAARSEPARRAYREAVTRALVGVLDRPIGRPADWLPPGSTERLQRALSEPLWGWLQGQSPHVVKTLDVGRRVQEKVSAYPMEKLEELVRRVTDRELRLIVRLGYVLGAIIGGALVAVDMLLT; encoded by the coding sequence GTGCGCCCCGAGGTCGTTCAGGCACTCGTCACGATCCTCTTCGGCGCGCTCGCCGGTGGACTCACGAACACGGTCGCAGTATGGATGCTCTTTCACCCGTACGATGCGCCGCGCATCGGACGGCTCCGCCTGAGCTTTCTCCACGGAGCCATCCCCAAGAATCAGGGGCGGCTCGCGGATGCGATCGGGCGTGTGGTGGGAAGTCGCCTCCTGACGCAGGAGGATCTCACGGGCATCCTCTCCAGTCCGGAGTTTCGAGAGGCTTTCGACCGACGCCTCCAGTCCTTTCTACAGGAGGTGCTGGAGCGCGACCGGGGTCCGCTCCGGGAAATTCTTCCCGCCGAGGCACGCGAGGAAGTGGACCGGCTCCTCGAGGACGCGGCAGGGCTCCTGGCCGGGCGCCTCGAAACCTGGCTCGACTCATCCGCCTTCGAAGCGTCGGTGGAGAGCCGTGTCGGGGAGTTACTGGTGCGGGTGGCCGACCATCCGGTTTCCGAGATCCTCACTCCGGCGCGGGAAGCCGCGCTAGCCACCACGGTGGACGAATGGCTCACGCTCGTCTCAGAACGGGAGGGGTTCCGCGCGGCGGTGGATGACTACCTCGATCGGGCGATCGTGACCTTTCTTCGGGAGGATCGGACTTTCGAGGAAGTTCTTCCCGCGGGGCTCGTCGCATCTTTCGAAAAGGCGCTCGCCGGCTACCTCCCCCTCGCGGTCAAGAAGCTGGGCGGAATCCTGGAGGACCCCGAGGCGCGAGAGCGCCTGGAGACAACCGTACGCGATCTCTTCCAGCGGTTCCTCGGCGACCTGCGATTCCACCAGCGGCTGATGGCCCGGATCCTCGTAACCGAGGAGACGCTCGACCGAGTCCTCGCGACGCTCCAGGCGGAGGGGGCTCACCGCCTCTCGGAGATGCTCCGAGATCCCACGATCCAGGAGGCGATGGCCGCGAAGGTCAACGACGCGGTTCTCGAATTCCTCCGGCGCCCGGTGACGGCGGTCCTCGGACATCCGGGCGACGAAAACGTGAGCAACGCGCGCGATACCGTCGCCTCCTGGGTGCTCGGCGCGGCACGCGACCCGGCGACGCGCGACTTTCTCGTGGGAAAACTGCGCCAGGGGCTCGGAACGGCGGCGAGCGGAAGCTGGGGGGAGCTCCTTCGCCAGCTTCCCGAAGACCAGATTGCTCGGGGGCTCGTCGCCGCGGCGCGGAGCGAACCGGCCCGCCGGGCCTATCGGGAAGCCGTAACGCGGGCGCTCGTCGGTGTGCTCGACCGGCCGATCGGGCGGCCGGCCGACTGGCTCCCCCCCGGCTCCACGGAGCGGCTCCAGCGCGCCCTCTCGGAACCGCTCTGGGGATGGCTCCAAGGGCAGAGTCCGCACGTCGTGAAGACCCTCGACGTGGGGCGGCGGGTGCAGGAAAAGGTGAGCGCCTACCCGATGGAGAAGCTGGAGGAGCTGGTTCGGCGCGTAACTGACCGGGAACTCCGATTGATCGTCCGACTGGGGTACGTCCTCGGGGCGATCATCGGCGGAGCACTCGTCGCCGTGGATATGCTGCTGACCTGA
- a CDS encoding ABC transporter ATP-binding protein, giving the protein MSGSPAVLELREVVKRYGSFTAVAGVDLAVHRGEIFGFLGPNGAGKTTMIRMIAGVLVPSAGTIRVGGDDLAESPGSAKRRIGYIPDRPFLYEKLSGAEFLRFVAGLWGMEGPEIEARAERYLRLFSLWDWKDELLESYSHGMRQKLLISSALLHDPDLIVVDEPMVGLDPRSARILKDLLLGFVEKGGAVFLSTHTLEVAEALCDRIAIIAAGKVIALGTMDELRAQAGAGGAHLEEIFLKVTGGDEVADLVQNLQDVLRR; this is encoded by the coding sequence ATGAGCGGGTCTCCGGCCGTCCTCGAGCTCCGGGAAGTCGTCAAGCGCTACGGCTCCTTCACCGCAGTCGCCGGGGTGGACCTCGCCGTCCACCGCGGGGAGATCTTCGGCTTCCTCGGCCCAAACGGTGCGGGGAAAACCACGATGATCCGGATGATCGCCGGAGTGCTGGTTCCCTCCGCGGGTACGATCCGGGTGGGAGGCGACGACCTGGCCGAGTCCCCTGGGTCGGCGAAGCGGCGGATCGGTTACATCCCGGACCGCCCCTTCCTCTACGAAAAGCTCTCCGGAGCCGAGTTTCTTCGTTTCGTCGCGGGACTCTGGGGGATGGAGGGTCCCGAGATCGAAGCGCGGGCCGAGCGCTATCTCCGCCTCTTTTCCCTCTGGGACTGGAAGGACGAGCTTCTCGAGAGCTACTCCCATGGAATGCGGCAGAAGCTCCTCATCTCTTCGGCCCTGCTCCACGATCCGGATCTCATCGTCGTGGACGAACCGATGGTAGGGCTCGATCCCCGCTCCGCGCGGATCCTGAAAGACCTCCTCCTCGGCTTCGTCGAGAAGGGCGGGGCCGTCTTCCTCTCCACGCACACGCTGGAGGTCGCGGAAGCGCTCTGCGACCGGATCGCGATCATCGCCGCCGGAAAGGTGATCGCACTGGGCACGATGGACGAGCTCCGCGCCCAGGCCGGCGCGGGAGGCGCCCACCTCGAGGAGATCTTCCTCAAGGTGACCGGAGGGGACGAGGTCGCGGACCTCGTGCAAAACCTCCAGGACGTGTTGAGGAGATGA